The following proteins are encoded in a genomic region of Triticum dicoccoides isolate Atlit2015 ecotype Zavitan chromosome 1B, WEW_v2.0, whole genome shotgun sequence:
- the LOC119335487 gene encoding folylpolyglutamate synthase-like isoform X1 — protein sequence MRASGGASPRPAPPKRSAPPTTTKLPVPASSSLAMPAPRLAHLRRLLSLHSPPPHPLAPSPVRPLRPSSILPRAMAGAAQAGAATGSAEYEEVLGCLASLIKQKVRADTGNRGNQWELMAKYLQILELEEPIARLKVVHVAGTKGKGSTCTFAESILRSCGFRTGLFTSPHLIDVRERFRLDGLDISEEKFIRYFWWCWNKLKVKTGDDIPMPAYFRFLALLAFKIFSDEQVDVAVLEVGLGGKYDATNVVKAPVVCGISSLGYDHMEILGNSLVEIAGEKAGIVKKGVPAYTVPQPEEAMSVLKQRASELGVCYIPCHTFFVPPLDPRQLEDQPLGLHGEHQYMNAGLAVALANTWLERQGHLDIIHVKDHHGVQGTLPDQFIKGLSIACLQGRAQIVPDLQVSSECKDASCPLVFYLDGAHSPESMEICAKWFSHVTKKDTAQPGPLEQPRSGINSKKILLFNCMSVRDPQILLPRLLDTCAQKGLHFDQALFVPNQSQYNKLGSHASPPPGREQIDLSWQLSLQTVWEDLLRGKKGLNGTSSSGASLVFESLPSAIKWLRETSQQNQSTSWQVLVTGSLHLVGDVLRLIKI from the exons ATGCGCGCGAGCGGCGGCGCGAGCCCACGACCCGCACCACCGAAGCGCTCCGCCCCTCCGACCACCACCAAACTACCAGTACccgcctcctcctcgctcgccatgCCGGCACCTCGCCTCGCCCACCTCCGCCGCCTACTCTCGCTCCACTCCCCGCCTCCTCACCCGCTCGCCCCCAGCCCCGTCCGCCCCCTGCGCCCCTCCTCCATCCTCCCCCGCGCCATGGCCGGCGCCGCGCAGGCAG GTGCGGCGACAGGGTCGGCGGAGTACGAGGAGGTGCTGGGGTGCCTGGCGTCGCTGATCAAGCAGAAGGTGCGCGCGGACACCGGCAACCGCGGCAACCAGTGGGAGCTCATGGCCAAGTACCTGCAG ATACTGGAGCTGGAGGAGCCCATCGCGCGGCTGAAGGTGGTTCACGTCGCTGGGACCAAAGGGAAG GGTTCAACATGCACATTTGCCGAGTCAATTCTTCGATCATGTGGTTTCCGCACTGGACTTTTCACCTCTCCACACTTGATCGATGTCCGTGAGCGGTTTCGACTTGATGG GCTGGACATTTCAGAAGAAAAGTTTATTAGGTATTTCTGGTGGTGCTGGAACAAATTGAAG GTCAAAACTGGTGATGATATTCCAATGCCAGCCTACTTTAGGTTCCTTGCGCTGCTAGCATTCAAGATTTTTTCAGATGAGCAG GTGGATGTAGCTGTGCTGGAGGTCGGTTTGGGAGGGAAATATGATGCAACAAATGTG GTAAAAGCACCTGTAGTTTGTGGGATATCTTCCCTCGGATACGATCACATGGAAATTCTTG GAAATTCACTTGTAGAAATTGCTGGGGAGAAGGCTGGAATAGTGAAG AAGGGAGTTCCAGCCTATACAGTTCCACAACCAGAGGAGGCAATGTCTGTACTGAAGCAGAGAGCTTCTGAATTGGGTGTATGTTATATTCCGTGCCACACATTTTTTG TTCCACCTTTGGACCCACGGCAATTAGAAGATCAACCTCTTGGGCTGCATGGTGAGCACCAGTACATGAATGCAGGCCTTGCAGTTGCATTGGCTAATACCTGGCTTGAGAGGCAAGGACATTTGGACATAATACATGTCAAAGATCAT CATGGAGTGCAGGGCACCTTACCAGATCAGTTCATCAAAGGGCTATCAATTGCTTGTTTACAAGGCCGAGCACAGATTGTCCCAGATCTACAAGTGAGCTCAGAATGTAAGGACGCCAGTTGTCCCTTAGTTTTCTATTTGGACGGGGCACATAGCCCAGAAAGTATGGAAATATGCGCAAAGTGGTTTTCCCATGTTACGAAAAAGGATACAGCACAACCAGGTCCTTTGGAGCAGCCTCGTAGTGGTATCAATTCTAAGAAG ATTCTCCTGTTCAATTGCATGTCAGTAAGAGATCCTCAGATATTGCTTCCACGTCTTCTAGATACATGTGCTCAGAAAG GCCTCCACTTTGATCAGGCCTTATTTGTGCCAAACCAATCGCAATATAACAAGCTTGGTTCGCATGCATCACCACCTCCAGGGAGAGAGCAAATTGATTTGTCATGGCAATTGTCGCTCCAAACAGTCTGGGAAGACTTGCTTCGCGGCAAGAAAG GTCTAAATGGCACAAGTTCTAGCGGGGCTAGTTTAGTTTTTGAATCTCTTCCATCAGCAATTAAGTGGCTAAGGGAAACTTCTCAACAAAACCAATCTACTTCATGGCAG GTCTTGGTTACTGGCTCCCTTCATCTCGTTGGTGATGTCTTAAGATTGATTAAGATCTGA
- the LOC119335487 gene encoding folylpolyglutamate synthase-like isoform X3: MRASGGASPRPAPPKRSAPPTTTKLPVPASSSLAMPAPRLAHLRRLLSLHSPPPHPLAPSPVRPLRPSSILPRAMAGAAQAGAATGSAEYEEVLGCLASLIKQKVRADTGNRGNQWELMAKYLQILELEEPIARLKVVHVAGTKGKGSTCTFAESILRSCGFRTGLFTSPHLIDVRERFRLDGLDISEEKFIRYFWWCWNKLKVKTGDDIPMPAYFRFLALLAFKIFSDEQVDVAVLEVGLGGKYDATNVVKAPVVCGISSLGYDHMEILGNSLVEIAGEKAGIVKKGVPAYTVPQPEEAMSVLKQRASELGVSIRIVPPLDPRQLEDQPLGLHGEHQYMNAGLAVALANTWLERQGHLDIIHVKDHHGVQGTLPDQFIKGLSIACLQGRAQIVPDLQVSSECKDASCPLVFYLDGAHSPESMEICAKWFSHVTKKDTAQPGPLEQPRSGINSKKILLFNCMSVRDPQILLPRLLDTCAQKGLHFDQALFVPNQSQYNKLGSHASPPPGREQIDLSWQLSLQTVWEDLLRGKKGLNGTSSSGASLVFESLPSAIKWLRETSQQNQSTSWQVLVTGSLHLVGDVLRLIKI, translated from the exons ATGCGCGCGAGCGGCGGCGCGAGCCCACGACCCGCACCACCGAAGCGCTCCGCCCCTCCGACCACCACCAAACTACCAGTACccgcctcctcctcgctcgccatgCCGGCACCTCGCCTCGCCCACCTCCGCCGCCTACTCTCGCTCCACTCCCCGCCTCCTCACCCGCTCGCCCCCAGCCCCGTCCGCCCCCTGCGCCCCTCCTCCATCCTCCCCCGCGCCATGGCCGGCGCCGCGCAGGCAG GTGCGGCGACAGGGTCGGCGGAGTACGAGGAGGTGCTGGGGTGCCTGGCGTCGCTGATCAAGCAGAAGGTGCGCGCGGACACCGGCAACCGCGGCAACCAGTGGGAGCTCATGGCCAAGTACCTGCAG ATACTGGAGCTGGAGGAGCCCATCGCGCGGCTGAAGGTGGTTCACGTCGCTGGGACCAAAGGGAAG GGTTCAACATGCACATTTGCCGAGTCAATTCTTCGATCATGTGGTTTCCGCACTGGACTTTTCACCTCTCCACACTTGATCGATGTCCGTGAGCGGTTTCGACTTGATGG GCTGGACATTTCAGAAGAAAAGTTTATTAGGTATTTCTGGTGGTGCTGGAACAAATTGAAG GTCAAAACTGGTGATGATATTCCAATGCCAGCCTACTTTAGGTTCCTTGCGCTGCTAGCATTCAAGATTTTTTCAGATGAGCAG GTGGATGTAGCTGTGCTGGAGGTCGGTTTGGGAGGGAAATATGATGCAACAAATGTG GTAAAAGCACCTGTAGTTTGTGGGATATCTTCCCTCGGATACGATCACATGGAAATTCTTG GAAATTCACTTGTAGAAATTGCTGGGGAGAAGGCTGGAATAGTGAAG AAGGGAGTTCCAGCCTATACAGTTCCACAACCAGAGGAGGCAATGTCTGTACTGAAGCAGAGAGCTTCTGAATTGGGT GTTTCTATCCGAATAGTTCCACCTTTGGACCCACGGCAATTAGAAGATCAACCTCTTGGGCTGCATGGTGAGCACCAGTACATGAATGCAGGCCTTGCAGTTGCATTGGCTAATACCTGGCTTGAGAGGCAAGGACATTTGGACATAATACATGTCAAAGATCAT CATGGAGTGCAGGGCACCTTACCAGATCAGTTCATCAAAGGGCTATCAATTGCTTGTTTACAAGGCCGAGCACAGATTGTCCCAGATCTACAAGTGAGCTCAGAATGTAAGGACGCCAGTTGTCCCTTAGTTTTCTATTTGGACGGGGCACATAGCCCAGAAAGTATGGAAATATGCGCAAAGTGGTTTTCCCATGTTACGAAAAAGGATACAGCACAACCAGGTCCTTTGGAGCAGCCTCGTAGTGGTATCAATTCTAAGAAG ATTCTCCTGTTCAATTGCATGTCAGTAAGAGATCCTCAGATATTGCTTCCACGTCTTCTAGATACATGTGCTCAGAAAG GCCTCCACTTTGATCAGGCCTTATTTGTGCCAAACCAATCGCAATATAACAAGCTTGGTTCGCATGCATCACCACCTCCAGGGAGAGAGCAAATTGATTTGTCATGGCAATTGTCGCTCCAAACAGTCTGGGAAGACTTGCTTCGCGGCAAGAAAG GTCTAAATGGCACAAGTTCTAGCGGGGCTAGTTTAGTTTTTGAATCTCTTCCATCAGCAATTAAGTGGCTAAGGGAAACTTCTCAACAAAACCAATCTACTTCATGGCAG GTCTTGGTTACTGGCTCCCTTCATCTCGTTGGTGATGTCTTAAGATTGATTAAGATCTGA
- the LOC119335487 gene encoding folylpolyglutamate synthase-like isoform X2 translates to MRASGGASPRPAPPKRSAPPTTTKLPVPASSSLAMPAPRLAHLRRLLSLHSPPPHPLAPSPVRPLRPSSILPRAMAGAAQAGAATGSAEYEEVLGCLASLIKQKVRADTGNRGNQWELMAKYLQILELEEPIARLKVVHVAGTKGKGSTCTFAESILRSCGFRTGLFTSPHLIDVRERFRLDGLDISEEKFIRYFWWCWNKLKVKTGDDIPMPAYFRFLALLAFKIFSDEQVDVAVLEVGLGGKYDATNVVKAPVVCGISSLGYDHMEILGNSLVEIAGEKAGIVKKGVPAYTVPQPEEAMSVLKQRASELGVCYIPCHTFFVPPLDPRQLEDQPLGLHGEHQYMNAGLAVALANTWLERQGHLDIIHVKDHGTLPDQFIKGLSIACLQGRAQIVPDLQVSSECKDASCPLVFYLDGAHSPESMEICAKWFSHVTKKDTAQPGPLEQPRSGINSKKILLFNCMSVRDPQILLPRLLDTCAQKGLHFDQALFVPNQSQYNKLGSHASPPPGREQIDLSWQLSLQTVWEDLLRGKKGLNGTSSSGASLVFESLPSAIKWLRETSQQNQSTSWQVLVTGSLHLVGDVLRLIKI, encoded by the exons ATGCGCGCGAGCGGCGGCGCGAGCCCACGACCCGCACCACCGAAGCGCTCCGCCCCTCCGACCACCACCAAACTACCAGTACccgcctcctcctcgctcgccatgCCGGCACCTCGCCTCGCCCACCTCCGCCGCCTACTCTCGCTCCACTCCCCGCCTCCTCACCCGCTCGCCCCCAGCCCCGTCCGCCCCCTGCGCCCCTCCTCCATCCTCCCCCGCGCCATGGCCGGCGCCGCGCAGGCAG GTGCGGCGACAGGGTCGGCGGAGTACGAGGAGGTGCTGGGGTGCCTGGCGTCGCTGATCAAGCAGAAGGTGCGCGCGGACACCGGCAACCGCGGCAACCAGTGGGAGCTCATGGCCAAGTACCTGCAG ATACTGGAGCTGGAGGAGCCCATCGCGCGGCTGAAGGTGGTTCACGTCGCTGGGACCAAAGGGAAG GGTTCAACATGCACATTTGCCGAGTCAATTCTTCGATCATGTGGTTTCCGCACTGGACTTTTCACCTCTCCACACTTGATCGATGTCCGTGAGCGGTTTCGACTTGATGG GCTGGACATTTCAGAAGAAAAGTTTATTAGGTATTTCTGGTGGTGCTGGAACAAATTGAAG GTCAAAACTGGTGATGATATTCCAATGCCAGCCTACTTTAGGTTCCTTGCGCTGCTAGCATTCAAGATTTTTTCAGATGAGCAG GTGGATGTAGCTGTGCTGGAGGTCGGTTTGGGAGGGAAATATGATGCAACAAATGTG GTAAAAGCACCTGTAGTTTGTGGGATATCTTCCCTCGGATACGATCACATGGAAATTCTTG GAAATTCACTTGTAGAAATTGCTGGGGAGAAGGCTGGAATAGTGAAG AAGGGAGTTCCAGCCTATACAGTTCCACAACCAGAGGAGGCAATGTCTGTACTGAAGCAGAGAGCTTCTGAATTGGGTGTATGTTATATTCCGTGCCACACATTTTTTG TTCCACCTTTGGACCCACGGCAATTAGAAGATCAACCTCTTGGGCTGCATGGTGAGCACCAGTACATGAATGCAGGCCTTGCAGTTGCATTGGCTAATACCTGGCTTGAGAGGCAAGGACATTTGGACATAATACATGTCAAAGATCAT GGCACCTTACCAGATCAGTTCATCAAAGGGCTATCAATTGCTTGTTTACAAGGCCGAGCACAGATTGTCCCAGATCTACAAGTGAGCTCAGAATGTAAGGACGCCAGTTGTCCCTTAGTTTTCTATTTGGACGGGGCACATAGCCCAGAAAGTATGGAAATATGCGCAAAGTGGTTTTCCCATGTTACGAAAAAGGATACAGCACAACCAGGTCCTTTGGAGCAGCCTCGTAGTGGTATCAATTCTAAGAAG ATTCTCCTGTTCAATTGCATGTCAGTAAGAGATCCTCAGATATTGCTTCCACGTCTTCTAGATACATGTGCTCAGAAAG GCCTCCACTTTGATCAGGCCTTATTTGTGCCAAACCAATCGCAATATAACAAGCTTGGTTCGCATGCATCACCACCTCCAGGGAGAGAGCAAATTGATTTGTCATGGCAATTGTCGCTCCAAACAGTCTGGGAAGACTTGCTTCGCGGCAAGAAAG GTCTAAATGGCACAAGTTCTAGCGGGGCTAGTTTAGTTTTTGAATCTCTTCCATCAGCAATTAAGTGGCTAAGGGAAACTTCTCAACAAAACCAATCTACTTCATGGCAG GTCTTGGTTACTGGCTCCCTTCATCTCGTTGGTGATGTCTTAAGATTGATTAAGATCTGA
- the LOC119335487 gene encoding folylpolyglutamate synthase-like isoform X4, with protein MRASGGASPRPAPPKRSAPPTTTKLPVPASSSLAMPAPRLAHLRRLLSLHSPPPHPLAPSPVRPLRPSSILPRAMAGAAQAGAATGSAEYEEVLGCLASLIKQKVRADTGNRGNQWELMAKYLQILELEEPIARLKVVHVAGTKGKGSTCTFAESILRSCGFRTGLFTSPHLIDVRERFRLDGLDISEEKFIRYFWWCWNKLKVKTGDDIPMPAYFRFLALLAFKIFSDEQVDVAVLEVGLGGKYDATNVVKAPVVCGISSLGYDHMEILGNSLVEIAGEKAGIVKKGVPAYTVPQPEEAMSVLKQRASELGVSIRIVPPLDPRQLEDQPLGLHGEHQYMNAGLAVALANTWLERQGHLDIIHVKDHGTLPDQFIKGLSIACLQGRAQIVPDLQVSSECKDASCPLVFYLDGAHSPESMEICAKWFSHVTKKDTAQPGPLEQPRSGINSKKILLFNCMSVRDPQILLPRLLDTCAQKGLHFDQALFVPNQSQYNKLGSHASPPPGREQIDLSWQLSLQTVWEDLLRGKKGLNGTSSSGASLVFESLPSAIKWLRETSQQNQSTSWQVLVTGSLHLVGDVLRLIKI; from the exons ATGCGCGCGAGCGGCGGCGCGAGCCCACGACCCGCACCACCGAAGCGCTCCGCCCCTCCGACCACCACCAAACTACCAGTACccgcctcctcctcgctcgccatgCCGGCACCTCGCCTCGCCCACCTCCGCCGCCTACTCTCGCTCCACTCCCCGCCTCCTCACCCGCTCGCCCCCAGCCCCGTCCGCCCCCTGCGCCCCTCCTCCATCCTCCCCCGCGCCATGGCCGGCGCCGCGCAGGCAG GTGCGGCGACAGGGTCGGCGGAGTACGAGGAGGTGCTGGGGTGCCTGGCGTCGCTGATCAAGCAGAAGGTGCGCGCGGACACCGGCAACCGCGGCAACCAGTGGGAGCTCATGGCCAAGTACCTGCAG ATACTGGAGCTGGAGGAGCCCATCGCGCGGCTGAAGGTGGTTCACGTCGCTGGGACCAAAGGGAAG GGTTCAACATGCACATTTGCCGAGTCAATTCTTCGATCATGTGGTTTCCGCACTGGACTTTTCACCTCTCCACACTTGATCGATGTCCGTGAGCGGTTTCGACTTGATGG GCTGGACATTTCAGAAGAAAAGTTTATTAGGTATTTCTGGTGGTGCTGGAACAAATTGAAG GTCAAAACTGGTGATGATATTCCAATGCCAGCCTACTTTAGGTTCCTTGCGCTGCTAGCATTCAAGATTTTTTCAGATGAGCAG GTGGATGTAGCTGTGCTGGAGGTCGGTTTGGGAGGGAAATATGATGCAACAAATGTG GTAAAAGCACCTGTAGTTTGTGGGATATCTTCCCTCGGATACGATCACATGGAAATTCTTG GAAATTCACTTGTAGAAATTGCTGGGGAGAAGGCTGGAATAGTGAAG AAGGGAGTTCCAGCCTATACAGTTCCACAACCAGAGGAGGCAATGTCTGTACTGAAGCAGAGAGCTTCTGAATTGGGT GTTTCTATCCGAATAGTTCCACCTTTGGACCCACGGCAATTAGAAGATCAACCTCTTGGGCTGCATGGTGAGCACCAGTACATGAATGCAGGCCTTGCAGTTGCATTGGCTAATACCTGGCTTGAGAGGCAAGGACATTTGGACATAATACATGTCAAAGATCAT GGCACCTTACCAGATCAGTTCATCAAAGGGCTATCAATTGCTTGTTTACAAGGCCGAGCACAGATTGTCCCAGATCTACAAGTGAGCTCAGAATGTAAGGACGCCAGTTGTCCCTTAGTTTTCTATTTGGACGGGGCACATAGCCCAGAAAGTATGGAAATATGCGCAAAGTGGTTTTCCCATGTTACGAAAAAGGATACAGCACAACCAGGTCCTTTGGAGCAGCCTCGTAGTGGTATCAATTCTAAGAAG ATTCTCCTGTTCAATTGCATGTCAGTAAGAGATCCTCAGATATTGCTTCCACGTCTTCTAGATACATGTGCTCAGAAAG GCCTCCACTTTGATCAGGCCTTATTTGTGCCAAACCAATCGCAATATAACAAGCTTGGTTCGCATGCATCACCACCTCCAGGGAGAGAGCAAATTGATTTGTCATGGCAATTGTCGCTCCAAACAGTCTGGGAAGACTTGCTTCGCGGCAAGAAAG GTCTAAATGGCACAAGTTCTAGCGGGGCTAGTTTAGTTTTTGAATCTCTTCCATCAGCAATTAAGTGGCTAAGGGAAACTTCTCAACAAAACCAATCTACTTCATGGCAG GTCTTGGTTACTGGCTCCCTTCATCTCGTTGGTGATGTCTTAAGATTGATTAAGATCTGA
- the LOC119335514 gene encoding LIM domain-containing protein PLIM2b-like, giving the protein MTFYGTQDKCKACDKTVHFIDLLTADGIPYHKYCFKCSHCKGTLSMCSYSSMDGVLFCKTHFEQLFKETGSFKKNFPTCAKANNEQSKAPNKYGSVFCGTQDKCAACKKTVYPLEKMTLEGEPYHKTCFKCAHGGCILTTASYASLNGILYCQNHFWQLFKETGSYSNLLKPASAKNADEPEAAKEEEQAPEAVEEQAPEAVEDQEHS; this is encoded by the exons ATGACATTCTATGGTACACAGGACAAGTGCAAGGCTTGTGACAAGACCGTTCATTTCATTGACCTCCTTACTGCGGATGGCATTCCCTACCACAAGTATTGCTTCAAATGCAGCCATTGCAAAGGCACTCTTTCG ATGTGCAGCTACTCCTCCATGGATGGAGTTCTTTTCTGCAAGACTCATTTTGAGCAGCTTTTCAAGGAAACAGGCAGCTTCAAGAAAAACTTCCCCACAT GCGCAAAGGCAAATAATGAGCAG TCTAAGGCCCCAAACAAGTATGGCTCTGTGTTCTGTGGAACTCAGGACAAGTGTGCTGCCTGCAAGAAGACTGTGTACCCATTGGAGAAG ATGACCTTGGAGGGCGAGCCCTACCACAAGACCTGCTTCAAGTGCGCTCACGGCGGCTGCATCCTGACGACCGCCTCCTACGCCTCCCTTAACGGGATCCTATACTGCCAGAACCACTTCTGGCAGCTGTTCAAGGAGACGGGCAGCTACAGCAACCTGCTCAAGCCCGCCTCGGCCAAGAACGCCGACGAGCCAGAGGCGGCCAAGGAAGAGGAGCAGGCGCCAGAAGCCGTCGAGGAGCAGGCGCCAGAAGCCGTTGAGGACCAGGAGCACTCATAA